A region from the Catellatospora sp. TT07R-123 genome encodes:
- a CDS encoding MerR family transcriptional regulator: protein MLIGELAERAGTSARTLRYYEAHGLVCPQRTANGYRVYDEAELRVVHEIRTLLAVGFGLDDIKPFVACLRAGNSSGDVCPDSVAVLRRKLEEVDACLAELAAVRGRLAGQLDYAIAHREESCCNPC, encoded by the coding sequence ATGCTGATCGGTGAGCTTGCCGAACGCGCCGGTACGAGCGCCCGCACCCTGCGCTACTACGAGGCGCACGGTCTGGTGTGCCCGCAGCGCACCGCCAACGGCTACCGGGTGTACGACGAGGCCGAACTGCGCGTGGTGCACGAGATCCGGACGCTGCTCGCGGTGGGTTTCGGGCTCGACGACATCAAGCCGTTCGTCGCGTGCCTGCGCGCGGGCAACAGCTCGGGCGACGTCTGCCCGGACTCGGTGGCCGTGCTGCGCCGCAAGCTCGAGGAGGTCGACGCGTGCCTGGCCGAGCTGGCCGCGGTGCGCGGCCGCCTGGCCGGTCAGCTCGACTACGCCATCGCCCACCGGGAGGAATCATGCTGCAACCCGTGCTGA